One Littorina saxatilis isolate snail1 linkage group LG1, US_GU_Lsax_2.0, whole genome shotgun sequence genomic window carries:
- the LOC138947765 gene encoding ryncolin-1-like, with protein MDHGQTTSGVYTVYPDDVTPVSVYCDQDTGGGGWVVFQRRQDSSQDFDLSLQSYKDGFGDMSAEFWFGLDKMRMFTTRWTHNLRVEMGSSRSNAKSAVYSNFNIDSDYRLNYDTFTGGDAGDCLQYQKGYAFSTPPQDATGMCAPLYYGGWWYPNSCKHCNLNARYGATDGGGIKWQPNEGAFHSHSWTEMKIRPA; from the exons ATGGACCATGGGCAGACAACCAGCGGTGTCTACACTGTCTATCCTGATGACGTCACACCGGTCAGTGTCTACTGCGACCAGGACACTGGGGGCGGAGGCTGGGTG GTGTTCCAGCGACGTCAAGACAGCAGTCAAGATTTTGACCTGTCTCTCCAGAGCTATAAAGATGGCTTCGGGGACATGAGTGCAGAGTTCTGGTTTG GCCTGGACAAAATGCGCATGTTCACAACTCGCTGGACACACAACCTGCGTGTTGAAATGGGCAGCTCTCGATCCAATGCCAAGTCCGCTGTCTACTCCAACTTTAACATTGACTCGGATTACAGGTTGAACTATGACACATTCACGGGAGGAGACGCTG GCGACTGCTTGCAGTACCAGAAAGGCTACGCTTTCAGCACCCCCCCACAAGATGCGACTGGTATGTGCGCCCCTCTGTACTACGGTGGTTGGTGGTACCCCAACAGTTGTAAGCACTGTAACCTCAACGCTCGCTACGGGGCCACCGACGGAGGGGGAATCAAGTGGCAGCCTAACGAAGGAGCCTTTCATTCACACAGCTGGACAGAGATGAAAATACGACCCGcgtaa